A region of the Cannabis sativa cultivar Pink pepper isolate KNU-18-1 chromosome 3, ASM2916894v1, whole genome shotgun sequence genome:
tcatccatgaatctagtaatggtttacactaagtacccaaccattggatcattctgaaattgtattaccatagaaggacttaggcaacgactagtaactaatcatcaatatgcaactcgaaattctggggaggtaagtttggatataattcaaaatcaatttaatgatctttgaactgcatatctactaactatttctccacccctatcagttcggaagatctttaaccacttaccttaattgtttatcaccattgctagaaattcatgaaatttttcaaacatttcaaatttctttgcataaggtaaaatctagagtgatcattttaagaatataacgataaactcatatccacccctgaatgtacatccatctgcaaatgagatgaacttactttcagtggatataggcatattaactctttgcagagattgatcttgtcaaaaccactatgaacaagatacaaatgtcatagatttaaaaaaaaaatatgtggtcttatgatgacttaggtttagttacatcaaagagttcttagaatagtgcaagtggattctggtcacagaatactaaactcatattccatactaacatacagtttgaatccattgatagaaaatggttattaagcacttgtgaaagtgtaactgtattgtattaaaaaatattatttggaatctaaaatttaaagtcaaagacttaaatttataccaaatatacatgagtataattctttcttggaccaccactgcTTCTTCCCATCATACACTATAATTGTCTAAACAGGTAAGGCAATAGCAAATAACATAAACACTTACTATACCATGAGTCGACTTGTCCTCGcagcaaatgtacatattcgaccAGTGGCCgttctgataccaagttgtaacgccctaatctataggaacgtcacgtgtgtgattttataaaactagtttaatactattatattaattaattattaaaaactgtgaGGATAATCAAAACTTGacgaaaataaaacactaaaaacggacattatatAAAGGCAGTAAAAAGGAGTTCCGGGGATTCGTGTTATAAAAGATTTATCCAAAAGATGATATACAACAATAATTtaaaacacaattcaaaatACAACAGACACAACCAGTCTAAAACAATTCCTGGCAACTCAAAACGCAGGCTGGtggggtcaatatgtacattgctggagaagaccgCCATCTCAGGGTTGTTCTAATtttgccttgcccttacctgcaccacaaagcacccgtgagtcacatagactcaacaagaaaagtaataaagaaGGATACATTAAATAGCTAATTATACGTTTCATtatcacaaaataattaaactataacATTCAATAGTAGGTAATATAATTAGTCATATGtatagatatagatatgctcatatatttgcattgcctaattaggcaagccTGTGTCATAAtgcaatatcatatataatatcattgcgccacctaatcaggtgagcccgtgccacaacttGACACTAATATATCGCATTATCTAATAAGACGATctcgtacctacactcggtactcatcatatgccACTGACGCTTTACCTTTTCCTGGTACGTCGCCAGATATATTGCaccacctaattaggtgagacCATATATTGTATCTATAGTATCATTACATTATCATTGCCTAATCAAATTATCGATAATTTTAGAACCTGTCATGCCATGTGGtacattatacttttcttacctcaagttccGGATCAGGTATGTTGGCCGACCTGCTTGGAGAATGATCGATAATCTCGGGCCCTATGTCCTAACAAtagtaaataattaagtatttatcccaaaacaccacTTAACACTTGTGTAAGACAATTTAGGATTTTCTACAAAACTTCgtagtataaatacactaaaataaaacttatactTTGGCTCTTAAACATACACCATATCGTAGAGCTCATCACAAGCTTCAAGACGGTATATAAAACGTCCAAAACGAACACCCAAGTGAAAAGTTATGATAAAAATACGATTAACAAAACCCgtatacgaaaccaattgttattaaacttaaaacgaaattaaaccttACCTTAAGCTTCTCAGCTCTGAGAATtcgctatcctgctactaccggagcttagatcgctaagttttggattaaaaatcaaagaaaacagaTATAAAGGGAGAAAAATTAGCTGAAAGGGGAGGAACGAGGGTTCATTCTCtaattaagttatatatataacttaatatataGATAACGTATTCTACTTTACTTTTTTTacgtttatattattataataatataataataatatattattaatataataataatataatattaataaaaaatttattaataattatcttatcaTTTCTTAGTTACTAAGAAACTTTTACTTTTAGGGTGCTACATTAAAATGTACATACTCCTAATTACCCCAATACCTATATTATCAACTTATCAAAATATTCCCATTAATTCTATTAATTAAGCCTGTTATGACATTTCTGGCCCTCGATCGAGTCTCCAAGGTTGccaaacctgaaaatatttttattttacatatagttcatattacattcacacatactatataaatctccataatttaaaaatcacgCTTATTTATCGActtatagcaaatttaaaattttatgttgaactagattagtaggatcataatcccactcaTTACCTGGTtaactcataatataaatataaaccctaattagtAATTATTGAGCTTATTGGGATATTACATAAAGCATCATTGAATACCACATATGGTTCCTCACTATTAGGAACAATGAGAACAGGCGTCGAAGTTAATCTTTCCTTCAACTCTCTGAAAGCTTCTTCACCACTATCATCCCACATAAACTTTACTTCTTTTCTTGTTAACTTTGTCAAAGGCATAGCAATCCAAGAGAAATTCTTCACAAAGCGACGATAGTAGCCTACCAACCCCAGAAAACTTTGAACTTCAGTGACATTCTTTGGTCTTTCCCACTGTAGAAGAGAGTCTATCTTTGCAGGATCAACGGTGATACCATCTTGAGAAATTACATGGCCCAAGAATTTGACTTCAATCATCCAAAGTTCAAACTTCTCTTTCTTAGCGTATAATTGATGATCTCTCAATGTCTATAATATTGTTGTCAATTGTTCAGCATGATCCTCACGTGTCTTAGCATACACCAAGATATCATCAATGAATACCACCACAAACTTATCCAAGAAAGGTCTAAAcactctattcataagatccataaatgcAGCAGGTGCATTCGTTAACCCAAACAGCATTACCAAAAACTTAAAGTGTCCATAACGTGTCCTAAAAGCAGTCTTAGGGATATCTTCTTCCCTAATCCTTAATTGATGGTAGCCTGACCTCAAATCAGtctttgaaaagaactttgaaccaccaagttgatcaaATAATTCATCAATCCTCGGTAGAggatatttgtttttaattgtcatcTGATTCAGCTTTCTATAGTCGACACAAAGTCGCAAAGTCCCATCAGCTTTCTTGGCAAACAAGACTGGAGCTCCCCATGGAGAAGTACTATGTCTGATGTAACCCTTATCCATTAACTCccctaattattttttcaattcagCCAACTCTACAGGTGCCATGCCATAAGGCGCAATAGAAACTTGTTGAGCTCCGAGAATCAAATCAATGCAAAACTCGATCTCCCTatcaggtggtaaccctggtaaATCCTCTGGAAATACATCCGGAAAACCACTAACCACTGATATCCAAGGGAACTGGTCTAAATTCCTAGACTCATCATTGATCGCAAACAAATTCCCATAACACTCTAAGTTTCTCTTCCCACCTAAACATACCCTTAAGATAGGATTTTGTCTCACTGCACTCATGTTGGCTCGATAAACAATGAAATCACCACTAGGGGTTAAAAGAGTCACTCTCTTGCGTGAACAATCGACAATAGCTTGGTATTTAGACAACCAATCCATGTCGAGAATTACATCAAAGTTCCCTATAGGCAACACTAATATTCCAGATAACTTGTATCCCTCGAACACAATACAAATTGACCTACATATGGTGGATACCTCACCATCTCCCCCCATAGGTACACTCAAATGTAACgcaggactaaaagttttccAACTCAAACCCAACATACTAGCAAACATCAAAGATATAAAGGAATGTGATGCACTAGTATCAAATAACACATGAGCCCAAGAGTGTGAGATAAGAACCATACCAATAACAACTCCCTGGTCAGCACTGCCATGTACATCATCAACCCCAAGAGCGTAGGCTTGAGCGGATGACTTTGCTTTTGCCTTTCCCTTTCCCTGACTAGGATAACTTGTACTTGCACCAGACCCTCCACCTTGATTGTACCCTCTTTGACTCCCACTAGGAGCAGGAGTTTGGAAAGCTTGTGAGTACACCATGTTGAACCCAGAACCTTGTGGCCTAAACGAATGTTGATATTGAGACTGTTGGCCCGATTGGGGTGTGAAACCATAGGATGAAGACTGGGACTTGTTTGTCCTGGGCTGTCCATGAAAAGGAGTGGACTCTACATAGCTCCCTATGGGTCCTCCGTGAGATGGTTGAGATTTTTGTTGTCGTTGTGGGAAGTCTTTCTTCTTATGACCTTGTTGACCACAACTGAAACACCCGTATGGTCCACTACGAGTCTTTCCAGATGAACCACTACTAGTGCTACCCCCACTAAATTGTTGTCCTTGGGACCACTGTCCTTGATTCTTCTTGGTCATCTTTCGGTCATTTCCTCTTCCTCTTCTTGTGTTCTTCTTCTCATTCCCCTCTACATGAGCCTCACTTCGCAAGGCTGCTGTCACACAATCACTCAAGTTGTTAAAGGTCAAAGAGCTATAGGACCACGTATCGCAGGTCTCAACGACGCATGAACTGTTCAATCACCAAGGGTTGATCAACAACACCAGGATATGCATAAGAGGATAGCTCTACAAACTTCATGTAAAATTCAGTCACAGTCGTATCCCCTTGTCTTAGACCATCAAATACTCCAATAAGAGCCCTCGTGTGAGATGGACTAAAATATTATTCCCTGAAAACTTTCTCAAAATCTCGCCAAGTCATTCCATCAGTTTCCATTGTCCTAGACAAGGTCTCCCACCAATCTGCTGCACCACCCTCTAACTTGGACAGAGCAAAAGTAACTTGATATTCCTCGGGTGTTCCTATtgtgttgaaatttttcttaatctgCCTCAACCACCTTTCAGCTACCATGGGATCTTGTCCACCCTCAAACTCAGACACTTGGATCCGATGAAAGATCTGAAAATGATGACTCTATCGAGTGGAAAGATCCATCTGTTGAGCGGGAACTGCTCTTAAGGCTTCAAGAAGGGCGTTCGTAGGGAATTCAGCTTGTGGAGGTTGgacatgttggaaattattttacaaggatcttagatctactcacaagtatgtttattaacatcttaaataagaactttctaaaacgataaattaaacacatataaagtttaagaaaccttacattgggtgcagcggaataatatgactccttccgttcagatatctagcccttgattcctttctgtagcagagtattatcaatatctgaacctggatctctttctctgaatctttgatgctgaaactcctttgctgatgatctttcttcacgatcttcctcactatgattgaggtatcacttgatgtgtgtgggcactactcatacactaaggtagttcgaaattcaaaggaagagaaagaagaagtggtagctaaagatagggagagagagaggctcagtttttctgaatcagaagaagtgtttttcctgaagccttcactatctatttatagcattccactagggttagatttgaattatatggcattaaaataatgaaaaaatcaacttaaaatacacacaaaggtggccggccatacacttagtggatcgggccttgctttttgcaattttgtaattttaacaccttttgtatctgattttctcaaaaatgccaatttcctaattcaaccatttaaatgccaattctaactatttaataattataaataattattaaataatattgtcatttatcatatttattaattgaaccatacaaagtattataattaacaaatatgcccctataaactctttctttacaatttcgcccttacttagtgaaaaattcacaaatagacatagtctaatttgagaattataattgattaatcaaaaccaattacatgagtcttacaagcaatattatctcaactagtggggggaccatgggtctatataaccgagcttccaataagtagatcaagaatttagcactaaaattcactaacttattaattcttcgttgaatccacgcatagaacttagaattgcactctcagtatatagaatgctctatatgttccaccatatagacacatcattagttatccattgttataatcctaatgtgatcaattatcctctatatgaatgatctacacagtaaagggattaaattaccgtaacaccctactatgtattttatccttaaaacacttgaccctgtataaatgatatttcagcttatgtgaaatgagatctccaccatttattttcgtttggtcaagctcgaaggtgatcctCCTTtccttactattcgccagatagaagctatagagtccatgtttatgctagcgctcccactcaattgcactaccgtgttcccaaaaagtatgtatcaccgtgacctaaaggtaggcttaactaacaattcaaggaacacgaatagccttttaagattgagcctaatcataacaggattaagatcatttgatctaggatcaactaggcgatattgacttgaatagattttacggtaagtttaattaaatctaagtcaaagttcaatatcggtcccttccgatgcatactccatgcatccaacctgagctttactttaaccaatgctctggaaagaacatagcacttctccaaatgcaagtaaactctgttgtagattatcatatcagtaaaaccttgtgtttgataaatctaggaaactttattcacatagtcatgtttactttccaatgtgttgacggcacaataaacaggatcaagtatgtgaacagggtttcagatgaatctatacattatgtacatataatcatgaaataaatcatgtgaaccatgcaacattaaatgttatttctgatctatattaacaagtaaatctgattatattgaaatgagttttatttagggcataaaacccaacaggacaTTAGCTTGAGGGGCGTCTTGTCCAACCGTTCTCCTCGTCTTCCTTCCTTTTGGAGGCATTTTCTTAGGTCTGAGAACCAAAAGCTAATCAGTTAGTGAGGATTGGatgctaataatataaatatgtcttatacatataaataccaagatacttattactattattatttaaaataaatctaaaCTATTTGGTGACACACTCCGAGGTAATTAAACTCGGTGCTCTGATACTATTTTTCTGTCACGACCCGAGCCGTAGGCCGTGGCAGGTatgtaatatccataacttgggtggtcaaaggtcacactttgacccttATATGAAGATAAAACTTATAAAGGATCCT
Encoded here:
- the LOC133036198 gene encoding uncharacterized mitochondrial protein AtMg00860-like encodes the protein MIEVKFLGHVISQDGITVDPAKIDSLLQWERPKNVTEVQSFLGLVGYYRRFVKNFSWIAMPLTKLTRKEVKFMWDDSGEEAFRELKERLTSTPVLIVPNSEEPYVVFNDALCNIPISSIITN